The DNA segment ACTGTTCCGGCTCGAGCGCCGGCGGCGGCGGCGTGAGGCCAGCCTGCTTGGCGGCCATCTTCACGTCGTTCGTGCTCTTGGTGTGATCCTTGACCATCATCTGAGCGAATTCTCGCACCTTTGCGTTCTTGCTCGTCTGCAGCACCAGATTGCTGGACGTGCGCTCGTAAAGATCGCTCGCCCCTGCCTTTTTCACGAAATCCGAAGGCGATGTCGCCTGCGCCACGGCAGGACCGGCAATGACCATTGCGGCGACCATGGCAAAACTCGATACTAGCTTCACTTGCATCCTCCTGCGATCAACAGCACTCGATCCGGAAAGGACTTTCCCGGTCAAGGGCAGTGCTTGCCGAACATTAGGGACGCAGACGAGTTCCGCTCAGCTTACAACAACTGATATAAATCAACTACTTTACGGCGCATCGCCCGCCAGAATGCGATAGTCGATCGGCTTGAAGCTTCCGCCGTTGGACGAATAAGCGGAACAGGCCGTCAGGCCGATGACGAGGTCCATGGCCGCGCGGAACACGATCTTGTCGCCCGCCTTGCTGATCGGCGGCAGCACTCTAAGCTTCCCCGTTTCGCCATTCACCGGCACGTTCATGAAGCAGTTGAACGCGCATGGGATCATGTCTTCGGTGATGCCGTAAGGCGCCAGCGCCTCGGCGAGGTTGCCGAAGCAGCCGCGGTGGAGCGGCTTGTCAGGATAGAAATGCCGGAACGTGTCATAGCTGCACGGCGTCAGCAGGAAATCGTGGCGGCCGACATCATCGGCGACGATTTCCAGCATGGCACGCGACCGGTTGGAATAAAGCGTGTGCCCGGTCGTGAGATAGATCGTCTCGGCGTAATCGAACGTGCGCCCCGAAGAGATCGCCTCTCCCATGTCATCGGCGTTGAAGGCCAGGAGGTCGGACACCTGCACGCCTCTCGGATCGATCACCTCAAGCAGCGCGCCCTTCGGCAGCCGAAAGGCCGTGCCGCTACGCTCCGGGATACGGATCGCCTCAGTCATTCTGGCCGTGATAGTGGAAGGGGCAGGTCCAGGTCTCGTCCACGGCGCGGCCACTATATTGCCGTGCCTCGCTCGCCTCGCCGTGCCGGGCGAGCATCGGATTACGCGTACCGGCAAGCGCCTCGTCGCGCACCAGGATCTTTTCGCGCATGCTCTCATACAGGCCGTCCGCACGCAGCCGTTCGAACTGGTCGTGCAGGTTGAAGACCAGCGCCGGCTTGGCGAAGCGGCGCGCCGGGCGGCTGGAATTGGGGTGCAGGCCAACGACGAAGAAGGCCTCGCCGCCGAAGCTCAGCGAAAAGTGCACATCCTGGGGATCGGGGCTGACGCGCGCGTCATATTCCTGGCCGCGCCACACGTCCTTGTCGGACAGCGATTGAATACGGGCCCACAGCGCCTTCTCGAACTCCGCCTCGCTCAGCGTGTCGGGGCCATTGAAGACCACGGCAAAGCTTCGATAGAGCGCCGGCTCCTCGCGATAGGCCTCGGCAAAGCGCATCAGACCGTCGTGAATGCGCAGGTCATCCCAGCCACTGTCGATGCGATTGCAGGCGAGGACGTTGAGCGTTCCCTTGGCCAAGGCGGCCTTGGCGCCGACGCAGGGGAAGAGGCGATCCTGGACATGATCCTGGAGCAGCCGCTCGAAGCGGTCCTGATCCTCATGGCGCCAGGGGAACAGGGGTGTCTGGGGCTGTGGCATGGGCCCGGTTTACGCGTGAGGGGTACGGTCCGTTCCCGGGATTCAGTTTGATCTGCGTTAGATGCGCCCGTCTTCCGCGACCCTTCCCGCCCGCCTCAGGCGCTCAGCCGCGCAGCATCGCCTTCTTCAGTCGTGCATGGGCGGAAGACTTGATCTGGCAGACGCGCGCTGCGCCGACGCCAAGCACCGCGCCGATCTCCTCCAGGTTCAGTTCTTCGACGTGATACAATTGGATCACCATCTGCTCGCGCTCCGGCAATGCTGCGATCGCGGCGACCAGGCGGTCACGCATCTGCCCATTGGCCAACTGGTCAAAGGCGCTCGGCTCGTCGCTGGCGAACCAGGGCTGATCGTCGGCATAGACCTCATCGATCGAGTCGAACCGCACCGCCTCCGCGGTGGCATAATCGGCGCGCAGCTTGTCGATGCTGATCTCAAGGTTCGCGGCGATCTCGCCTTCCGACGGGGCGCGGCCGAGCTCCCCGGTCAGCGCCTTGATCGCGCCCTGATAGGCCCGGCGACGCTTGATCGCGCCGCGGGTCATCGCGGCATGACGGCGCAGCTCGTCAATCATCGCGCCGCGCAGCCGCGTGGCAAGATATTGCTTGAGCGTCACCTGCCCGCGATCCTCAAACGACGCGGCGGCCTCGACCAGCGCCACCAGGCCGACCTGCACAAGATCCTCCACCTCCACCGCGGTCGAGACGCTGCCATGGACGTGCCACGCC comes from the Sphingomonas sp. OV641 genome and includes:
- a CDS encoding DUF4142 domain-containing protein, translated to MKLVSSFAMVAAMVIAGPAVAQATSPSDFVKKAGASDLYERTSSNLVLQTSKNAKVREFAQMMVKDHTKSTNDVKMAAKQAGLTPPPPALEPEQSRMVAELRQASGAVRDQLYVTQQKTAHQKTLALHSGYAQSGSAAPLKTVAAKTAPVVKHHLDMLNAM
- a CDS encoding DUF1989 domain-containing protein, with product MTEAIRIPERSGTAFRLPKGALLEVIDPRGVQVSDLLAFNADDMGEAISSGRTFDYAETIYLTTGHTLYSNRSRAMLEIVADDVGRHDFLLTPCSYDTFRHFYPDKPLHRGCFGNLAEALAPYGITEDMIPCAFNCFMNVPVNGETGKLRVLPPISKAGDKIVFRAAMDLVIGLTACSAYSSNGGSFKPIDYRILAGDAP
- the gntA gene encoding guanitoxin biosynthesis heme-dependent pre-guanitoxin N-hydroxylase GntA, which encodes MPQPQTPLFPWRHEDQDRFERLLQDHVQDRLFPCVGAKAALAKGTLNVLACNRIDSGWDDLRIHDGLMRFAEAYREEPALYRSFAVVFNGPDTLSEAEFEKALWARIQSLSDKDVWRGQEYDARVSPDPQDVHFSLSFGGEAFFVVGLHPNSSRPARRFAKPALVFNLHDQFERLRADGLYESMREKILVRDEALAGTRNPMLARHGEASEARQYSGRAVDETWTCPFHYHGQND
- a CDS encoding sigma-70 family RNA polymerase sigma factor; translation: MSAMPMRAAFADATPLTYSPRQRARVEGALVREHLPLVRRLAWHVHGSVSTAVEVEDLVQVGLVALVEAAASFEDRGQVTLKQYLATRLRGAMIDELRRHAAMTRGAIKRRRAYQGAIKALTGELGRAPSEGEIAANLEISIDKLRADYATAEAVRFDSIDEVYADDQPWFASDEPSAFDQLANGQMRDRLVAAIAALPEREQMVIQLYHVEELNLEEIGAVLGVGAARVCQIKSSAHARLKKAMLRG